A stretch of the Amycolatopsis sp. BJA-103 genome encodes the following:
- a CDS encoding cytochrome P450, with protein sequence MTVPAIPPPGCPAHATRTPLYDEEFAANPARVYARMRKEHGHVAPVELSPGVNASLVLSYEAALDVLRSPQTYPRDPRRWQAGQPPDNPVMPMMGYRPNCLFTDGAVHARYRSAVTDSISRVNPHALLAYVEKAARELIAKFSRNGRADLLTEYAGTLSLQVFNHLFGCPPELGERLTAGMRGIFDMVDPERANAELTAAMLDLLALKRRQPSQDVPSWMMAHPSRLTDEEMLHQLVLLMGAGTEPQQNLIANGLRLLLVDERFAGDLAGGSLHVEDALEEILWSDPPMANYSAGYPYPAADLMGARLPADEPVVISFAAANTDPELGEAQRAGNRAHIAWSAGVHSCPAQGPARLIATTAIETLLDALPDLRLAVPDAELRWRPGPFHRALAGLPVLFTPVVAPASPVPDPTGEHPWHQPARSSSIPTAVTSTPKAPNSAPAEPRRWWNSLAKWWRGQ encoded by the coding sequence GTGACCGTTCCCGCCATCCCGCCCCCCGGTTGTCCCGCTCACGCGACGCGCACCCCGCTCTACGACGAGGAGTTCGCCGCGAACCCGGCGAGGGTCTACGCGCGGATGCGCAAGGAACACGGCCACGTCGCGCCGGTCGAGCTGTCGCCGGGGGTGAACGCGAGCCTGGTGCTGAGCTACGAGGCGGCGCTGGACGTGCTGCGCTCCCCGCAGACCTATCCGCGGGACCCGCGCCGCTGGCAGGCCGGTCAGCCGCCGGACAACCCGGTGATGCCGATGATGGGCTACCGGCCGAACTGCCTGTTCACCGACGGCGCGGTGCACGCGCGCTACCGCAGCGCGGTCACCGACAGCATCTCGCGGGTGAACCCGCACGCCCTTCTGGCCTACGTGGAGAAGGCCGCGCGCGAGCTGATCGCGAAGTTCTCCCGGAACGGCCGGGCGGATCTGCTCACCGAGTACGCCGGAACCCTTTCCCTGCAGGTGTTCAACCACCTCTTCGGCTGCCCGCCGGAACTGGGCGAGCGGCTCACCGCGGGGATGCGCGGGATCTTCGACATGGTGGACCCGGAGCGCGCCAACGCCGAGCTGACCGCGGCCATGCTGGACCTGCTGGCGCTCAAGCGACGGCAGCCGAGCCAGGACGTGCCCTCGTGGATGATGGCGCATCCCTCGAGGCTGACCGACGAGGAGATGCTGCACCAGCTGGTGCTGCTGATGGGCGCGGGCACCGAACCGCAGCAGAACCTGATCGCCAACGGGCTGCGCCTGCTGCTGGTCGATGAGCGCTTCGCCGGGGACCTGGCAGGCGGCAGTCTGCACGTGGAGGACGCGCTGGAGGAGATCCTCTGGAGCGACCCGCCGATGGCCAACTACTCCGCCGGTTACCCCTATCCGGCGGCCGACCTGATGGGCGCGCGTCTGCCCGCCGACGAGCCCGTGGTGATCAGTTTCGCCGCCGCCAACACCGATCCCGAGCTGGGGGAGGCCCAGCGGGCCGGTAACCGGGCGCACATCGCCTGGAGCGCCGGGGTGCACTCCTGCCCCGCGCAGGGCCCGGCGCGGCTGATCGCCACCACTGCCATCGAGACCCTGCTCGACGCGCTGCCGGATCTGCGCCTGGCCGTGCCGGACGCCGAACTGCGCTGGCGGCCGGGACCGTTCCACCGCGCGCTGGCCGGTCTCCCGGTCCTGTTCACCCCCGTCGTCGCACCGGCCAGTCCCGTTCCCGACCCGACAGGAGAGCACCCATGGCACCAGCCCGCCCGTTCGTCCTCGATCCCAACGGCCGTGACGTCCACACCGAAGGCGCCGAACTCCGCGCCCGCGGAGCCGCGACGCTGGTGGAACTCCCTGGCGAAGTGGTGGCGTGGTCAGTAA
- a CDS encoding cytochrome P450 family protein — protein sequence MVAWSVTQPELLRKLLADPRVSKNPNLHWAAYRDGEIPEDWPLRIWVSVQNMFTAYGGDHRRLRSLVSKAFTPRRVEALRPWVEELTTGLLDRLAAGPDSVDLRENFAYPLPIEVICQLFGVPEEHRPELRRAVDGVFNTSLSAEEAQANGVLMYGILGQLVANGRVNPGEDLASGLIAARDEDGSVLEEAELIDTLILMISAGHETTVNLLHHAILALLTHPEELAKVRSGEHTWAEVIDETMRWQAPIANLPLRYAVEDIEIDGVHIKAGEAILASYAAAGRSPEAHGSDADEFRLSRESKSQHLSFGHGVHYCLGAPLARLEAELALPALFERFPDLALAAEVSELEKMPSFISNGHTSLPVRLK from the coding sequence GTGGTGGCGTGGTCAGTAACCCAGCCGGAACTGCTGCGGAAACTGCTGGCCGACCCGCGGGTGTCGAAGAACCCGAACCTGCACTGGGCGGCCTACCGCGACGGTGAGATCCCCGAGGACTGGCCGCTGCGGATCTGGGTCTCGGTGCAGAACATGTTCACCGCCTACGGTGGCGACCACCGGCGGCTCCGTTCGCTGGTGTCGAAGGCGTTCACCCCGCGCCGGGTGGAAGCACTGCGGCCGTGGGTCGAGGAGCTGACCACCGGCCTGCTGGACCGGCTCGCCGCCGGGCCGGATTCGGTGGACCTGAGGGAGAACTTCGCCTATCCGCTGCCGATCGAGGTGATCTGCCAGCTGTTCGGCGTGCCCGAGGAGCACCGGCCGGAGCTGCGGCGCGCGGTGGACGGGGTGTTCAACACCTCGCTCAGCGCCGAGGAGGCGCAGGCGAACGGCGTGCTGATGTACGGGATTCTCGGGCAGTTGGTGGCGAACGGGCGGGTGAACCCCGGTGAGGACCTCGCCAGCGGCCTGATCGCCGCGCGGGACGAGGACGGTTCGGTGCTGGAGGAGGCCGAGCTGATCGACACGCTGATCCTGATGATCTCGGCCGGGCACGAGACCACGGTGAACCTGCTGCACCACGCGATCCTGGCGCTGCTGACGCATCCGGAGGAGCTGGCGAAGGTGCGCTCAGGGGAGCACACCTGGGCCGAGGTGATCGACGAGACCATGCGGTGGCAGGCGCCGATCGCGAACCTTCCGCTGCGGTACGCGGTGGAGGACATCGAGATCGACGGGGTGCACATCAAGGCGGGCGAGGCGATCCTGGCTTCGTACGCGGCGGCGGGCCGCTCGCCCGAGGCGCACGGTTCCGACGCGGACGAGTTCCGGCTTTCGCGGGAGTCGAAGAGTCAGCACCTGTCGTTCGGGCACGGGGTGCACTACTGCCTCGGCGCGCCCTTGGCGCGGCTGGAGGCGGAACTCGCACTACCGGCGCTGTTCGAACGGTTCCCCGATCTGGCCCTGGCGGCGGAGGTTTCCGAACTGGAGAAGATGCCGTCGTTCATTTCGAACGGGCACACGAGTCTTCCGGTACGCCTCAAGTGA
- a CDS encoding SRPBCC domain-containing protein — MKDILDELAAARRTMGAATLPAGDAYTMELRRRYDASVDEVWHAITDPERLGRWLKPVTGDLRLGGSFELDGGEHGEILHCDPPRRLRVSWLFGPGADEWPGTSEVEVRLSAGPAGDTEFELVHAAAVGEPMFPTYGPGAGGVGWDLHLLTLARFLTDGETLDHEEFQTSPAGREFARRSAAAWGEAHLAAGGDPVHVAAAVEATTAFYVPGGDER, encoded by the coding sequence ATGAAGGACATACTGGACGAACTGGCCGCTGCGCGCCGGACCATGGGTGCGGCCACCCTGCCCGCCGGCGACGCTTACACGATGGAGCTGCGGCGTCGCTACGACGCGTCGGTCGACGAGGTTTGGCACGCCATCACCGATCCTGAGCGCCTGGGCCGCTGGTTGAAGCCGGTCACCGGAGACCTGCGACTCGGCGGGTCGTTCGAGCTGGACGGCGGCGAACACGGCGAGATCCTCCATTGCGACCCGCCGCGGCGGCTACGGGTGTCCTGGCTCTTCGGGCCGGGCGCCGACGAATGGCCGGGCACGAGTGAAGTCGAGGTGCGCCTGTCCGCGGGCCCTGCCGGGGATACCGAGTTCGAACTGGTCCACGCGGCGGCCGTTGGGGAGCCCATGTTCCCGACCTACGGCCCCGGTGCCGGCGGTGTGGGCTGGGACCTGCATCTCCTTACGCTGGCCCGGTTTCTGACCGACGGCGAGACGCTCGATCACGAGGAGTTCCAGACCTCGCCCGCAGGACGCGAGTTCGCCAGGCGCAGCGCCGCGGCATGGGGCGAAGCCCATCTGGCCGCGGGTGGCGATCCGGTTCACGTGGCGGCCGCGGTCGAGGCCACCACCGCGTTCTACGTCCCCGGAGGGGACGAGCGATGA